The genomic region TAACTTCTGTATTGCGTTTGACATTCGGACCAAGGACACATCGGGTCATCTAGCGAGAATGTAGCCAAAAGCGAACAGCAAGATACAAAATTATAGGACGCTGATAACGCTCACATGTGTGGTGGGAGTGACATCCGCTCACATGCCTTATAACACACAGACTGCACCACGtcaccacatgcatgcatgtaggaattttttttctagtttttaaaatgttttatctcttaactTCGAAACTATATCTCATATCAATATGTTTCGATGACCTTTTGAGGGTTAAAAGTTGTCAtatctattgcacatgaattgccatggtgtttacattgaagttgccatgatatgtttcagctattttcttctatattTAAAAGTAAACTTTTACATATTATAAAATGGAGAATTAAGAAATTAGACTTGCCATGAAGCATAAACTAAAATTggcatgatacatgcacttaaaattgccatggtgcatacaaaaaataattttcatggtcaaagtactggcattgccatggtcaaaatactaaaattgccatgctttATAAACTAAAATtaccacatggcaactttagtgtaatCACTATGACAAGTAcggtgtaaacatcatggcaacttttgagCAAAAAAAAATCGTCAGAACatgtcaacatgagatctagttttgaaaatctcatcgagacggatttaatgatgaaaacatATTTTTAATTTTTAAATTGTATTTTTTAATTAGgaaataaaacatttttaagccaaaaCCAAAAAGATTCCCGCTAATATTATATGTTCTAACGTGACAAAATGAATGGCAATAAAGGAGTTTGGATCATATTGCTTTGTGCCACACATGTGGGTTAACATTTGCAAAATTATAATATACCATGATCTATAAAGAAGGGCAAAACGTAGTTGTGGACCTGAATAGGCTTCTTCATCGCATGCAGCATAAGCACTTCAATCAGCAGCAATGCAAATTCACTGCGATGCCGTTCTCTCCTACCAAGTGCTAACAGGATCTGATTGATTAAATGATTAACAGAAACACGCCAAGTTGACGGGCATCAAACCATACAAAAATAAATACAGATCAGATAATACGTATAAATCAACAGCATGTTTTCAGATTGACCCACTGCATAGCAGTCATCACAGGATTCGGGGAATGAATGACAACACGAGACAACCAGTTTACACAGCCATAAATATCGTCCAACTAGCATAGAAAAATGGGTCTAAACTTGACAGAGTTGAAGATCCATACATCTGCTGCTTGCATAAAAGGTGTCGAATGACAATTGGAACCCTCATCCAAGTTTGGTGATAATCCTAGATAAAAGGTGCAACTCACGGGAGCATAAGCTACGGGAACAATTAAGTTGGGAGACTGAAATGATTTCTGAATATCGTATCACTCGGAAAGCTGCAGTCTCGAACGCATATCGGCTAGGATGTCATGAAACCGCACTTCAACATTAACACATGCTTCCTGAGCTATGTTAACTCCCTCTTTCAGCCTCAAGAGCTCTGCATCTTCATCTTTTGTCTCCTTTGCAATCTGCTCTGCTTCACCACGAAGGCACAAAAGTTTCTGCTCAAGCTGAAATATAGCTCCTTCCTTTTCAACAAGTAATGCATGCTTGTGGGACATGGCAGACTCCTTCCGTGGTACCAATTCTTTCAACTCGTCCAGATGTCCAAGATGCTTGGTGTGCTCCCATTTGGCCTCAAGTAATTTCATCAGACTGTGCTGCAGCAACTTAACATCAAATCCATTTTCCTCTAAATGGGCAAGTGCGTTGATCTTTCTTTCAAATAACTCAATATTATCTTCTATGCATGATCGCTTGACACTTTCAACTAAGCTGGCATATGTCACCATTAGACCTATAGCCATTCCTTCACGCAGTTCCGGCATAAATTGCTGAAGTGGAAGGAAATGGGGTTCCTGTGGTACCTTCCGAAACACTTCCATTGGTTCAATTTGATACCATATGGATGAGGTCTTGATGAACGGAAAACGCTCACCAGAGATCTGACATGAAAGAAAAGGTGGGTGCAGAGAAGTCCCAACAGCTGAGCAGCTTCTTAATGCAGTGTTTTCCATGGTGCACTGTGAGCTCCCAGCATCCTGAATATGTAGTTGATTTGGTCTCTCATCCACTTTTTCCCCATCGAGTAAACCTGCCATCAATAAACTTCAGAGACATTCAACATAAAATGAATGCATATTAAACTTCAGAGACATTCAACATAAAATGAATGCATATTTCTACCACAGGTAGTTTACACAGCACATACCTTGCCCGTCACAGATTGATTTGAAGCCTGGGGGTAGTAAACCTGCCATCAATAAACTTCAGAGACATTCAACATAAAATGAACGCACATTTCTTCCACAGGTAGTTTACACATACCTTGCCCGTTACAGATTGATTTGAAGCCTGGGGGTATTAAAGGAAACAGTTCCTGATTTGTTCCGTCATTTACGTTTACTTTTTCCTCCCTGTTGAGCTGCTGCTGAGTATGAGGTCCTCTGCTGTCCACTTGTCTCTGAAAATTTACTGAGGTAAGAAGCCATAAACTGATAGAAATACCTTATCAAGACAAAAAAGTTCATACTTCCATGAAGCATTCTTTCTGTCGCCCTGCCACTTTCTTTGCACTTCTCTTCTGGACAGTCCTAGTTCCATGCCCTGAGCTATGTGGGCTAGACAAACCTTTGAAGCCTTTCTTTTCAGCTGCTGCACATTACAAAACAATATTTAGATTTTGATAAACCATCTAGTTGATGGACACTGTTTAGACAAATTACTCACATTTCTTGGAGGCAAAAACCTTTGTGTTTGAGCTACTATCAGCCCCTCTTGACACCTGCAAACAGATTGACAGGCAGAACAGATAATGCACATGAGCAGGGATACTATTAAGGAAGAGTTTTAACATAAACAGTAACAAGACATACCGCATCAGGTGCTCTCGTCTGCTTATCCAGCGGTGAAGGGGCATTGCACGTCGAAGCAGTCAAAGCACAAATAATTTCCTTACAAGAGCTATTGCTGTTACCTTTCAACTGAATCTGCAGATGAGAAAATTTGACATTTACAGTAACTATAAATGCATTGCATGTAAAACGTTACTTTAACTAACAAACACAATGACAGCGACTCACGTTATTAAATGTGTCACTGTTTCCCTCAAGTGCTTGAATAGGGTGAGTTTCCCCGCCTTTTTCCCCACCTTTATGCTTGGCACTAAATTTCTTTACCTGGAGTGGCTGGACATCAAGCGGGCTTTCCTGGCTTTCCTGTGGTTTCTGGACAGCATTATTTATGCAAGAGGAATCCATTTTCTGTTTTCTTAATCCTGCAATCAAAAGCATATCATGGGCTTCATCAGCAATTCTTCCACAGACAG from Triticum aestivum cultivar Chinese Spring chromosome 4A, IWGSC CS RefSeq v2.1, whole genome shotgun sequence harbors:
- the LOC123086065 gene encoding uncharacterized protein isoform X1 translates to MPGRSPAPTGRRRRRSRGWSTPSKASRRPQSPPPSSAPPLAQQPPLPPGTEVEVRVDDDGFHGSWFEAKVDSFLPARGRGSRARYTVTYSHLLSDDSGGTLVEPFAPSHIRPRPPPPSNPEPLCLHDIVEAFHNDGWWSGILLATDPLTAAFPITREVITFQDPHHVRPRRDYVDGQWLPSKVAISVQPKRAVRVYAVGDKVEVVRDRDLYGYSWFPATVAKVIDRLSYLVEYSDLEEEVGGGKAMEYLHCLFIRPDVEHSPRESEFRLGPGAAVEVYCDGAWSPGVVQRAVGEGEYEVSIDGKEGELLLKKVPELLKPQYKWNGKHWRIVSPKRQGNRRQSVSGKRPSSAVEVASNDDENSHHTQSPATKRSRIELPRKKLEELTEGSEHVLESEMDTSLSALRKSLASNFSPKTCSPRSRKNNFQAISRRIVDSCTAPMKGLGVHHASSENPTPQNESRADGIVEVVVQEAPLDMMLSNGQLNSPVCGRIADEAHDMLLIAGLRKQKMDSSCINNAVQKPQESQESPLDVQPLQVKKFSAKHKGGEKGGETHPIQALEGNSDTFNNIQLKGNSNSSCKEIICALTASTCNAPSPLDKQTRAPDAVSRGADSSSNTKVFASKKSAEKKGFKGLSSPHSSGHGTRTVQKRSAKKVAGRQKECFMERQVDSRGPHTQQQLNREEKVNVNDGTNQELFPLIPPGFKSICNGQGLLPPGFKSICDGQGLLDGEKVDERPNQLHIQDAGSSQCTMENTALRSCSAVGTSLHPPFLSCQISGERFPFIKTSSIWYQIEPMEVFRKVPQEPHFLPLQQFMPELREGMAIGLMVTYASLVESVKRSCIEDNIELFERKINALAHLEENGFDVKLLQHSLMKLLEAKWEHTKHLGHLDELKELVPRKESAMSHKHALLVEKEGAIFQLEQKLLCLRGEAEQIAKETKDEDAELLRLKEGVNIAQEACVNVEVRFHDILADMRSRLQLSE
- the LOC123086065 gene encoding uncharacterized protein isoform X2, with amino-acid sequence MPGRSPAPTGRRRRRSRGWSTPSKASRRPQSPPPSSAPPLAQQPPLPPGTEVEVRVDDDGFHGSWFEAKVDSFLPARGRGSRARYTVTYSHLLSDDSGGTLVEPFAPSHIRPRPPPPSNPEPLCLHDIVEAFHNDGWWSGILLATDPLTAAFPITREVITFQDPHHVRPRRDYVDGQWLPSKVAISVQPKRAVRVYAVGDKVEVVRDRDLYGYSWFPATVAKVIDRLSYLVEYSDLEEEVGGGKAMEYLHCLFIRPDVEHSPRESEFRLGPGAAVEVYCDGAWSPGVVQRAVGEGEYEVSIDGKEGELLLKKVPELLKPQYKWNGKHWRIVSPKRQGNRRQSVSGKRPSSAVEVASNDDENSHHTQSPATKRSRIELPRKKLEELTEGSEHVLESEMDTSLSALRKSLASNFSPKTCSPRSRKNNFQAISRRIVDSCTAPMKGLGVHHASSENPTPQNESRADGIVEVVVQEAPLDMMLSNGQLNSPVCGRIADEAHDMLLIAGLRKQKMDSSCINNAVQKPQESQESPLDVQPLQVKKFSAKHKGGEKGGETHPIQALEGNSDTFNNIQLKGNSNSSCKEIICALTASTCNAPSPLDKQTRAPDAVSRGADSSSNTKVFASKKSEKKGFKGLSSPHSSGHGTRTVQKRSAKKVAGRQKECFMERQVDSRGPHTQQQLNREEKVNVNDGTNQELFPLIPPGFKSICNGQGLLPPGFKSICDGQGLLDGEKVDERPNQLHIQDAGSSQCTMENTALRSCSAVGTSLHPPFLSCQISGERFPFIKTSSIWYQIEPMEVFRKVPQEPHFLPLQQFMPELREGMAIGLMVTYASLVESVKRSCIEDNIELFERKINALAHLEENGFDVKLLQHSLMKLLEAKWEHTKHLGHLDELKELVPRKESAMSHKHALLVEKEGAIFQLEQKLLCLRGEAEQIAKETKDEDAELLRLKEGVNIAQEACVNVEVRFHDILADMRSRLQLSE
- the LOC123086065 gene encoding DUF724 domain-containing protein 3 isoform X3; translated protein: MPGRSPAPTGRRRRRSRGWSTPSKASRRPQSPPPSSAPPLAQQPPLPPGTEVEVRVDDDGFHGSWFEAKVDSFLPARGRGSRARYTVTYSHLLSDDSGGTLVEPFAPSHIRPRPPPPSNPEPLCLHDIVEAFHNDGWWSGILLATDPLTAAFPITREVITFQDPHHVRPRRDYVDGQWLPSKVAISVQPKRAVRVYAVGDKVEVVRDRDLYGYSWFPATVAKVIDRLSYLVEYSDLEEEVGGGKAMEYLHCLFIRPDVEHSPRESEFRLGPGAAVEVYCDGAWSPGVVQRAVGEGEYEVSIDGKEGELLLKKVPELLKPQYKWNGKHWRIVSPKRQGNRRQSVSGKRPSSAVEVASNDDENSHHTQSPATKRSRIELPRKKLEELTEGSEHVLESEMDTSLSALRKSLASNFSPKTCSPRSRKNNFQAISRRIVDSCTAPMKGLGVHHASSENPTPQNESRADGLRKQKMDSSCINNAVQKPQESQESPLDVQPLQVKKFSAKHKGGEKGGETHPIQALEGNSDTFNNIQLKGNSNSSCKEIICALTASTCNAPSPLDKQTRAPDAVSRGADSSSNTKVFASKKSAEKKGFKGLSSPHSSGHGTRTVQKRSAKKVAGRQKECFMERQVDSRGPHTQQQLNREEKVNVNDGTNQELFPLIPPGFKSICNGQGLLPPGFKSICDGQGLLDGEKVDERPNQLHIQDAGSSQCTMENTALRSCSAVGTSLHPPFLSCQISGERFPFIKTSSIWYQIEPMEVFRKVPQEPHFLPLQQFMPELREGMAIGLMVTYASLVESVKRSCIEDNIELFERKINALAHLEENGFDVKLLQHSLMKLLEAKWEHTKHLGHLDELKELVPRKESAMSHKHALLVEKEGAIFQLEQKLLCLRGEAEQIAKETKDEDAELLRLKEGVNIAQEACVNVEVRFHDILADMRSRLQLSE